From the Nodularia sp. NIES-3585 genome, one window contains:
- a CDS encoding non-ribosomal peptide synthetase, with amino-acid sequence MNNKKNEISARRSQLSPSQKAILEKRLRGECNLKTQEIVIPRRSHHNPVPLSFAQQRLWFLAQLESDSSFYNLPALVRLQGQLNVKALQQSFDEVLRRHEVLRYNFQIMEGKPIAFISPATSLPLFAVDLSELLIDKQEAQVRQLAEKEAQQSFDLSNDILLRVKLLRLSEKEHMLLFTMHHIISDGWSISVLVHELATLYRAFCDQQPSSLAELPIQYADFAIWQQQYLQGEVFSVQQAYWKQNLREPLTVLQLSTDYPRPAVQRYKGRKHYFTVSNSLTTALKSLSQQAEATLFMTLLAAFKTLIYRYTEENDIIIGTAIANRNFSEIEKLIGCFVNTLVLRTDVSGNPSFLDLLGRVRKVALDAYSHQDFPFDKLVEEIQPERNLSYNPIFQVWFAFNNSPMPPLEIEELTMSISELDSETAQFDLSLDMVEQQEELVGTLEYNSDLFDADTINRMAEHFQTLLAGIVASPEKSLSDLPILTEVQKHQLQTEFCQNQAPINNFSCIHQLFEEQVKQVPHAVAVVSEQGQLSYQQLNHRANQVAHFLQMQGLQSEEVVGLCIDKSLAAIVGILGILKAGGAYLPLDPTYPNERLASMLEEAKVCLLLTQEQLLPKLSKYPGKVVCLDTDWQEIAYASIENPICHVNAQNLAYVIYTSGSTGKPKGVCCSHHSVINLLADIQSRQPLAASTHCSLWTNLAFDVSVYEIFSALFCGGTLHIVPEDIRADAIALIQWLSDNKIQSAYLPPFFINTLYNWLSQKQHHLCLQRLLVGVEPILEQLLISISQSIPGLQIINGYGPTEATICAALYNVKPQSTYERNTPIGRAVQNTEIYILDSHLQLVPIGVPGQIYIGGAGLARGYLNQPDLTIEKFILWNGEKRLYKTGDKAQYLADGNIEFLGRLDYQVKLRGFRIELGEIEAVLKQYSYVDEAVVIVREDVPGTRHLVAYCVENFQKQTNQRQLSEESQINLADSEVQHLSQLEDIYNQFYSWEFSPIDPSINLRVWMSRYTNQPLPEVEILEAVKNTVERVLELKPHKILEIGCGTGLLLTRISPHCQHYCGMDISNAALHYLQQQISSKPEIVEKVTLIQGMAHKLSEIEPQNFDTVILNEIIQNFPSINYLVQVLTNLVDVVKPGGNIFVGGVRSLPLIETFHAWVQLHQASGELSKTELEQRIQKNVIADNELVIDPEFFTALQQFLPNISHVQIQLKGGSHHNELTKFKYDVIIGVKTDVNQPTNVVWMDWRKQGLSINKIHNLLLEKNPEVLGITHIPNARLVAEAKLLELINTDEQHHTVTTLQEAMCLGLTDGVDPEDVWALSHTLPYAVNIRWSGSGVDGYYDAVFVRQNPDGQTPNLNIPCFKSETVSIQPWRNYANAPLQKNQERKLTLELREFLESKLPDYMIPIAFVTLEALPVTPNGKLDRRALPAPEQMRSELEKTYVAPQTAFEKQLADIWAEVIGLEKIGINDNFFELGGDSILSLQVIFKANQAGLNLTSKQLFQHQTIAQLATVASNKVSISSEQGLVTGAFLLTPIQRWFFEEEENFVNYHHYNQALLLGVRQMLNPVLVEQVLQCLQQHHDVLRSRFTKTESGFEAVIISPDERVPFAYIDLSTLPQEKQVAQMSAIAVDLQASLNLTQGLLYRVVYFDLGANQPSRLLWIIHHLVVDGVSWRILIEDFQTAYQQSCQNQALQLPAKTTSFPQWSSYLQEYAQSPALRSELEYWLKIEQHSVQPLPLDFSYGNNVKANVEASACNVTVSLTEQETQVLLQQLPFVYHTQINDVLLTALVQTFHQWTGETSLLIDLEGHGREELFENVDLSRTVGWFTTMFPVHLSLKNTCDSPGTALKSIKEQLRSIPNRGIGYGVLRYLSDDKERFSRLPKAEVVFNYLGQFDQVFPSSSLFAFTAEPSGSSCSLQSQRTHLLEVNSSISQGSLQINWTYSSELYRQTTVETLAQIFIAALRSLITHCQSSDAGGFTPSDFSEFNQSQWDQTDLDAITAAIGDI; translated from the coding sequence ATGAATAATAAGAAGAATGAAATTTCCGCAAGACGCTCTCAGCTATCACCATCTCAGAAAGCAATTTTAGAAAAGCGACTACGGGGTGAATGTAATCTCAAGACTCAAGAAATAGTTATCCCTCGCCGTTCGCATCATAATCCTGTTCCTCTATCATTTGCCCAACAAAGGTTATGGTTTCTAGCCCAGTTAGAGTCAGATAGCTCATTTTATAATTTGCCTGCTCTAGTTCGTTTGCAAGGGCAATTAAATGTTAAGGCACTACAACAAAGTTTTGACGAAGTTCTTCGCCGCCACGAGGTTCTGCGATATAACTTCCAGATAATGGAAGGCAAACCTATCGCCTTTATTTCACCAGCAACATCATTACCATTGTTTGCAGTTGATCTGAGTGAGTTACTTATTGATAAACAAGAGGCTCAAGTAAGACAACTAGCGGAAAAAGAAGCCCAACAGTCGTTCGACCTTAGCAATGACATTCTTTTACGAGTGAAGCTACTACGGTTAAGCGAAAAAGAGCATATGCTATTGTTTACAATGCACCACATTATTTCTGATGGTTGGTCAATTAGTGTATTAGTACATGAGTTAGCAACGCTATATCGGGCTTTTTGTGATCAGCAACCGTCGTCATTAGCTGAACTGCCGATTCAGTATGCAGACTTTGCCATTTGGCAGCAACAGTATCTACAAGGAGAGGTTTTTAGTGTACAACAGGCTTACTGGAAGCAAAATTTAAGGGAACCTCTAACTGTATTGCAGCTTTCAACTGACTACCCCCGACCTGCTGTCCAACGTTACAAAGGCAGAAAACATTACTTTACCGTTTCTAATTCTCTAACAACTGCACTTAAGTCACTAAGCCAGCAAGCAGAAGCTACTTTGTTTATGACTTTGCTTGCCGCCTTCAAAACCCTCATTTACCGTTATACCGAAGAGAATGACATAATTATTGGTACTGCGATCGCCAATCGGAATTTTTCTGAGATTGAAAAGTTAATTGGTTGTTTTGTCAATACCTTAGTGCTACGAACTGATGTGAGCGGTAATCCTAGTTTCCTCGATTTACTGGGAAGAGTTCGGAAAGTAGCCTTAGATGCTTATAGTCACCAGGACTTTCCCTTTGACAAGTTAGTTGAGGAAATTCAACCAGAACGTAACCTCAGTTATAACCCAATTTTTCAAGTATGGTTTGCCTTCAACAATAGTCCGATGCCTCCCCTAGAGATAGAGGAACTAACTATGAGCATATCAGAGTTAGACAGCGAGACGGCTCAGTTTGACTTAAGCCTTGATATGGTAGAACAGCAAGAAGAACTGGTCGGGACATTAGAATACAACAGTGATTTATTTGATGCAGACACTATTAATCGGATGGCAGAGCATTTTCAAACTCTGCTAGCTGGGATTGTTGCATCTCCAGAGAAATCCCTGTCAGATTTACCAATTTTGACTGAGGTGCAAAAACATCAATTACAGACAGAGTTTTGTCAAAACCAAGCTCCAATTAATAATTTCTCATGCATTCATCAGCTATTTGAAGAACAGGTAAAACAAGTCCCTCATGCTGTGGCTGTGGTGAGTGAACAAGGGCAGTTAAGCTACCAACAGTTAAATCATCGAGCCAATCAAGTAGCTCATTTCCTACAAATGCAGGGCTTACAATCAGAGGAAGTGGTTGGTTTATGTATAGATAAATCGCTGGCTGCGATCGTTGGGATACTGGGAATTCTGAAAGCGGGTGGAGCTTATTTACCGCTAGACCCGACCTATCCAAATGAACGACTAGCTTCGATGTTAGAAGAGGCTAAGGTCTGTTTGCTCCTAACACAAGAACAACTATTACCAAAACTATCAAAGTATCCTGGTAAAGTAGTTTGCTTAGACACTGATTGGCAAGAAATCGCGTACGCATCCATAGAGAATCCAATATGTCACGTCAACGCTCAAAACCTTGCTTATGTTATCTACACCTCTGGTTCCACAGGTAAACCCAAAGGAGTTTGCTGTTCCCATCACAGTGTGATCAATTTATTGGCGGATATTCAAAGTCGGCAACCATTAGCAGCTAGCACACACTGTAGCTTGTGGACAAATTTAGCTTTTGATGTTTCAGTGTATGAAATTTTTTCAGCCCTCTTCTGTGGAGGAACACTGCATATTGTTCCCGAAGATATCCGAGCAGATGCGATTGCTTTGATCCAATGGTTAAGTGACAACAAAATTCAGAGTGCTTATCTCCCACCATTTTTTATCAATACTCTATACAATTGGTTAAGTCAAAAACAACACCATCTATGTTTGCAGAGATTACTTGTTGGTGTTGAACCGATTTTAGAGCAATTACTGATATCAATTAGTCAAAGTATACCAGGATTACAAATTATCAATGGCTATGGACCTACAGAAGCTACGATATGTGCGGCTTTATATAATGTAAAACCACAGTCTACTTATGAAAGAAATACACCCATTGGTCGTGCCGTACAAAACACTGAAATTTATATATTAGATAGCCACTTGCAACTTGTTCCTATTGGTGTTCCTGGACAAATTTATATTGGCGGGGCGGGATTAGCACGAGGTTATCTCAATCAACCAGACTTAACAATAGAAAAATTTATCCTGTGGAATGGGGAAAAACGATTATATAAGACTGGCGACAAAGCTCAATATTTAGCAGATGGTAATATTGAATTCCTAGGAAGACTAGATTATCAAGTTAAGCTCAGGGGATTTCGCATCGAACTAGGAGAAATAGAGGCAGTTCTGAAGCAATATTCATATGTTGATGAGGCTGTAGTCATTGTTAGAGAAGATGTCCCTGGAACTCGACATCTGGTTGCATATTGTGTAGAAAACTTTCAAAAGCAAACAAATCAACGACAGCTATCCGAAGAGTCACAAATAAATTTGGCTGATTCGGAAGTTCAACATCTGTCTCAATTAGAAGATATTTATAACCAGTTCTACAGTTGGGAATTTTCTCCAATAGATCCTTCAATTAATCTCAGAGTATGGATGAGCCGTTATACAAATCAGCCATTACCAGAAGTAGAGATCCTGGAAGCTGTCAAAAATACTGTTGAGCGAGTTCTGGAACTGAAGCCTCATAAAATTTTAGAAATTGGTTGTGGTACTGGTTTACTGCTGACAAGAATTTCTCCCCACTGCCAACATTACTGTGGCATGGATATTTCCAACGCAGCATTGCATTATCTTCAGCAACAAATCAGTTCAAAACCGGAAATTGTGGAAAAAGTCACCTTGATACAGGGTATGGCTCACAAATTATCGGAAATAGAACCACAAAATTTTGACACGGTTATTCTCAACGAAATTATTCAAAATTTTCCTAGCATTAATTATTTGGTACAGGTACTGACTAATCTTGTTGATGTGGTTAAACCTGGAGGAAACATTTTTGTGGGAGGTGTTCGCAGTTTGCCACTAATAGAGACATTTCATGCTTGGGTGCAACTGCATCAAGCATCTGGTGAACTCAGCAAAACAGAACTTGAGCAGCGTATACAAAAGAATGTAATAGCAGACAATGAGTTAGTTATTGACCCTGAATTTTTTACAGCTTTGCAGCAGTTTTTACCAAACATCAGCCATGTACAAATTCAATTAAAAGGAGGTTCTCACCATAACGAATTAACAAAATTTAAATACGATGTGATCATTGGTGTGAAAACTGATGTTAATCAGCCAACAAATGTTGTATGGATGGACTGGCGAAAACAGGGATTAAGTATTAATAAAATACATAACTTATTACTCGAAAAAAATCCCGAAGTCTTAGGAATTACTCATATCCCTAATGCTCGATTGGTGGCAGAAGCTAAACTCTTAGAGCTAATCAATACAGATGAGCAACACCACACAGTTACCACCTTGCAGGAAGCTATGTGTTTAGGTCTAACTGATGGTGTAGATCCAGAAGATGTGTGGGCTTTAAGTCATACATTACCTTATGCTGTCAATATTAGGTGGTCTGGTTCTGGTGTTGATGGTTATTATGATGCAGTGTTTGTGCGGCAAAATCCAGATGGACAAACACCTAATCTAAATATTCCTTGTTTTAAGAGTGAAACTGTGAGCATTCAACCTTGGCGCAATTACGCTAATGCTCCTCTGCAAAAAAATCAAGAGCGTAAACTAACGCTAGAATTACGGGAATTTCTAGAGTCAAAGCTTCCTGATTACATGATACCTATTGCTTTTGTGACGCTAGAGGCACTGCCGGTAACCCCTAACGGTAAATTAGATCGTCGGGCATTGCCAGCACCGGAACAGATGCGTTCGGAGTTAGAAAAAACTTATGTTGCACCTCAGACAGCTTTTGAAAAGCAGTTGGCAGATATCTGGGCAGAAGTAATTGGATTAGAAAAAATAGGTATAAACGACAATTTTTTTGAATTAGGTGGGGATTCTATCCTCAGTCTTCAAGTTATATTTAAAGCTAACCAAGCAGGACTGAATCTCACATCTAAACAATTATTCCAACACCAAACAATCGCCCAACTAGCAACGGTAGCTAGTAATAAAGTTTCTATTTCATCTGAACAAGGTTTGGTGACTGGGGCATTCCTCTTAACACCCATTCAGCGCTGGTTCTTTGAGGAAGAGGAAAATTTTGTCAACTACCATCATTACAATCAGGCTCTGTTATTAGGGGTACGGCAAATGCTGAATCCGGTGCTTGTGGAACAAGTATTACAGTGTTTGCAACAGCATCATGATGTTCTGCGATCGCGATTTACAAAAACAGAATCTGGCTTTGAGGCAGTGATAATCAGTCCCGATGAGCGAGTGCCATTCGCCTATATAGATTTGTCTACACTCCCCCAGGAGAAACAAGTAGCCCAGATGTCAGCAATAGCAGTTGATCTACAAGCCAGCTTAAACTTGACACAAGGTCTATTATACCGAGTTGTTTATTTTGATCTGGGTGCAAATCAACCAAGTCGTTTACTGTGGATTATTCATCACTTAGTAGTTGATGGAGTTTCTTGGCGAATTTTAATTGAAGATTTTCAGACAGCTTACCAACAAAGTTGTCAAAACCAAGCTTTACAGTTGCCAGCGAAAACAACTTCTTTCCCGCAGTGGTCTAGTTATCTACAAGAATATGCACAATCACCTGCTTTGCGTTCAGAGCTAGAATACTGGTTGAAAATCGAACAACACTCTGTTCAGCCTCTACCGCTAGATTTTAGCTATGGAAATAATGTAAAAGCAAATGTAGAAGCATCAGCTTGTAATGTGACTGTATCGTTAACTGAACAAGAAACCCAAGTTTTATTACAACAGCTGCCATTCGTTTATCACACACAAATTAATGATGTCTTGTTAACTGCACTGGTGCAAACATTTCACCAATGGACTGGAGAAACTTCATTACTAATTGATTTAGAAGGGCATGGTCGAGAAGAGTTGTTTGAAAATGTAGATTTATCCAGGACTGTGGGCTGGTTTACAACTATGTTCCCGGTACACCTGAGTTTGAAAAACACTTGCGATTCGCCCGGAACAGCCCTTAAATCCATTAAGGAACAACTTAGATCAATTCCCAATCGAGGTATTGGTTATGGAGTGTTGCGTTATCTCAGTGATGATAAGGAACGATTCAGTCGTTTGCCAAAAGCGGAAGTAGTGTTTAATTATTTAGGTCAGTTTGACCAAGTTTTTCCATCATCGTCTTTATTTGCCTTTACTGCCGAACCAAGTGGTTCCAGTTGTAGTTTGCAAAGTCAAAGAACTCATTTGTTGGAAGTTAACAGCAGTATTTCTCAGGGAAGTCTGCAAATTAACTGGACTTATAGCAGTGAGTTATACCGACAAACCACGGTTGAAACTCTGGCTCAAATATTTATCGCGGCATTGCGATCGCTGATTACTCATTGCCAATCTTCTGATGCAGGAGGTTTTACCCCCTCCGATTTTTCCGAATTTAACCAAAGCCAATGGGATCAAACCGATCTCGATGCCATTACAGCAGCTATAGGAGATATTTGA